In one window of Ferriphaselus amnicola DNA:
- a CDS encoding glutamate-5-semialdehyde dehydrogenase, which produces MENVKAYMQQVGQQARAASRLVAQADTATKNCALEAMAQALLDSRAALQEANAKDVAAARSNGLDEASIDRLILNDKVIDGMAEGLRQIASLADPVGEISDMSYRPSGIQVGKMRVPLGVIGIIYESRPNVTADAAGLCLKSGNAAILRGGSEAIHSNQAIAACVQAGLRAARLPETAVQVVNTTDRAAVGELITMKDYVDVIVPRGGKSLIARISSDAKVPVIKHLDGICHVYIDDQADLAKAITIADNAKTHRYGVCNAMETLLVNAAVAAEVLPPLCKIYLDKGVELRGDAAALAIVPQMTVATEEDWRTEYLAPILSVRVVGDLDAAIDHINTYSSQHTDSIVTENYTKAMRFLREVDSSSVMVNASTRFADGFEYGLGAEIGISTDKIHARGPVGLEGLTSQKYIVLGSGQIRK; this is translated from the coding sequence ATGGAAAACGTCAAGGCATACATGCAGCAGGTCGGGCAGCAGGCTCGCGCTGCTTCGCGCCTAGTTGCGCAAGCGGATACGGCTACCAAGAACTGTGCGCTGGAAGCGATGGCGCAAGCGCTGTTGGATAGTCGAGCCGCTTTACAGGAAGCCAACGCTAAGGATGTTGCCGCCGCTCGTAGCAATGGGCTAGACGAGGCCTCTATTGATCGTCTGATCTTGAATGACAAGGTGATCGACGGCATGGCCGAAGGGCTGCGCCAGATTGCGTCTCTGGCTGACCCGGTGGGTGAGATATCCGACATGAGCTATCGCCCATCCGGCATTCAGGTCGGCAAGATGCGTGTGCCGCTGGGCGTGATCGGCATCATCTATGAATCGCGCCCCAACGTGACGGCGGATGCGGCCGGGCTGTGCCTGAAATCGGGCAACGCCGCCATCCTGCGCGGCGGCTCGGAAGCTATCCACTCCAATCAGGCCATCGCCGCCTGCGTGCAAGCAGGCCTGCGCGCAGCCCGTCTGCCGGAGACCGCCGTGCAAGTGGTCAACACCACCGACCGCGCAGCCGTGGGCGAGCTCATCACCATGAAGGACTATGTGGACGTGATCGTGCCACGCGGCGGCAAGAGCTTGATTGCGCGTATTTCCAGTGACGCCAAGGTGCCGGTCATCAAGCATCTGGACGGCATCTGCCACGTTTACATCGACGATCAGGCTGATCTCGCCAAGGCGATCACCATTGCCGACAACGCCAAGACCCACCGCTACGGCGTGTGCAACGCGATGGAGACGTTGCTGGTGAACGCCGCCGTCGCCGCCGAAGTGCTGCCGCCGCTGTGTAAAATCTATCTGGATAAAGGTGTGGAGTTGCGTGGCGACGCAGCTGCGCTGGCCATTGTGCCGCAGATGACTGTCGCTACCGAAGAAGACTGGCGCACTGAATACCTAGCGCCGATCCTGAGCGTGCGCGTAGTGGGCGATCTGGATGCGGCGATAGATCACATCAATACCTACAGCTCACAGCATACCGATAGCATCGTCACCGAGAACTATACGAAGGCGATGCGCTTCCTGCGCGAGGTGGATTCGTCTAGCGTGATGGTGAACGCCTCGACGCGCTTCGCCGACGGATTCGAATACGGCCTAGGCGCGGAGATTGGCATCTCCACCGACAAGATCCACGCACGGGGCCCAGTCGGATTGGAAGGTTTAACTTCACAGAAATACATCGTGCTCGGCAGCGGGCAAATTCGTAAATAA
- the trpC gene encoding indole-3-glycerol phosphate synthase TrpC has translation MSDILKKILAVKAEEVAAARARKPLAQVRAETEQALPTRDFVGSIRAKIAAGQPAVIAEIKKASPSKGVIRADFRPAEIAASYAQHGAACLSVLTDEQFFQGSAEYLKQARAACALPVLRKDFMVDEYQIWEARAMDADAILLIAAALTLAQMQAFETLAHSLGLAVLVEVHDGDELTAALQLQTPLIGINNRNLRTFDVTLQTTLGLLERIPEGRIVVTESGIFTSDDVALMRRNKVHTFLVGEAFMRADNPGEMLELVFDPTE, from the coding sequence ATGTCCGACATACTTAAAAAGATCCTCGCGGTAAAAGCTGAAGAAGTCGCAGCGGCACGCGCCCGTAAACCATTGGCACAAGTACGCGCCGAAACCGAGCAAGCACTGCCCACGCGCGATTTCGTCGGAAGCATCCGCGCCAAGATCGCCGCTGGGCAGCCCGCCGTCATTGCCGAAATCAAAAAGGCCAGCCCCAGCAAGGGCGTAATCCGCGCCGACTTCCGCCCCGCCGAGATCGCTGCCAGCTATGCGCAACATGGCGCGGCGTGTCTTTCGGTACTGACCGACGAGCAATTCTTTCAGGGCTCAGCCGAATACTTGAAGCAAGCGCGTGCTGCCTGCGCCCTTCCCGTGCTGCGCAAGGATTTCATGGTGGACGAATATCAGATTTGGGAAGCGCGCGCGATGGACGCGGATGCCATCCTGCTGATTGCTGCCGCGCTGACGCTAGCGCAGATGCAAGCCTTCGAGACGCTAGCGCATTCGTTAGGTCTGGCGGTGCTGGTAGAAGTGCATGACGGCGACGAGCTCACCGCTGCGCTGCAATTACAAACCCCACTGATCGGCATCAACAATCGCAATCTGCGCACCTTTGACGTGACCTTGCAAACAACGCTGGGTCTGCTTGAGCGCATTCCTGAAGGTCGTATCGTGGTGACTGAAAGCGGCATCTTCACATCAGACGATGTGGCTTTGATGCGCAGAAACAAGGTTCACACTTTCCTTGTTGGCGAAGCATTCATGCGAGCAGACAACCCGGGGGAAATGCTGGAGCTGGTATTTGACCCGACCGAGTAG
- a CDS encoding porin yields MKKSLISLAVAAAVAAPVAAFADSNVVVYGVANVSADSVNNGAVVNGVTKAKISSNTSRLGFKGNEDLGDGLSAIWQVESLISIDGNTSAGNVTSTFASRNTFAGLSSTSLGTVIMGKHDTPYKIATRAYDVFGDGIADNRALMGTAGGASFDGRQANVIAYISPVMAGFTGIAGFVQLSESPAVAKGNAFSLAGMYKGTDLPLTASLSYEEHILDFALGAGAKETAIKAGASYAIDALTVAAVYEQTQDNFLAGADQFGHKSVYASAKYAIGAGAIKAAYTQVGAQKTVANSGAKQWTLGYDHGLSKRTTVYGLYTKLNNNAGAVYGLFAGETGGVASSGGANSAPSAFSLGVKHSF; encoded by the coding sequence ATGAAGAAGAGCCTAATTTCCTTGGCAGTTGCAGCCGCTGTTGCAGCTCCAGTTGCAGCATTCGCTGACAGCAACGTAGTTGTTTACGGCGTAGCTAACGTTTCCGCCGATTCCGTCAATAACGGCGCCGTAGTCAATGGCGTAACCAAGGCCAAGATCTCCAGCAACACCTCCCGCTTGGGTTTCAAGGGTAACGAAGATCTGGGTGACGGTCTGTCGGCTATCTGGCAAGTCGAGTCGCTGATCAGCATCGATGGCAACACATCCGCTGGTAACGTGACTAGTACCTTTGCCTCTCGCAACACCTTCGCTGGCCTGTCGAGCACTAGCTTGGGTACTGTGATTATGGGTAAGCATGACACACCCTACAAAATCGCAACTCGTGCATATGACGTGTTCGGTGATGGTATCGCTGACAATCGCGCCTTGATGGGTACAGCAGGTGGTGCAAGTTTCGATGGCCGTCAAGCCAACGTTATCGCTTACATCAGCCCAGTCATGGCCGGCTTCACCGGTATCGCTGGTTTCGTTCAACTGAGCGAAAGCCCTGCTGTCGCCAAGGGCAATGCCTTCTCTTTGGCAGGTATGTATAAGGGCACCGACCTGCCCCTGACTGCCTCCCTGTCCTATGAAGAACACATCTTGGACTTTGCCCTCGGTGCCGGCGCAAAGGAAACCGCCATCAAGGCTGGTGCTTCGTACGCAATCGATGCTCTGACTGTTGCTGCCGTGTATGAACAGACCCAGGATAATTTCCTTGCTGGTGCGGATCAATTCGGCCACAAGTCTGTATATGCTTCGGCCAAGTATGCAATCGGTGCAGGTGCAATCAAGGCTGCTTACACTCAAGTAGGCGCACAAAAGACCGTAGCTAACTCCGGTGCAAAACAATGGACCTTGGGCTATGACCACGGCCTGAGCAAGCGCACCACTGTTTATGGCTTGTACACCAAGCTAAATAACAATGCAGGCGCTGTTTATGGCCTGTTCGCTGGCGAAACAGGCGGTGTAGCTTCTTCAGGCGGTGCAAATTCCGCTCCTTCTGCATTCTCGTTGGGCGTGAAGCACTCGTTCTAA
- the coq7 gene encoding 2-polyprenyl-3-methyl-6-methoxy-1,4-benzoquinone monooxygenase, giving the protein MLNLDHLIIGFDKGLRTLLSKAQTVRAYPDEHIADTPLSESEKKHAIGLMRINHSGEICAQALYQGQALTARDPLVQKKLEQAAWEETEHLAWTSRRVEELGGRLSLLNPLWYSGSLALGAFAGLLGDKWNLGFLAETERQVGGHLQEHLQELPEQDAKSRAIVQQMYTDEIGHSEMAVNMGGVTLPTPIKLTMQLSSKLLTRTAYWV; this is encoded by the coding sequence ATGCTGAATCTGGATCATCTCATCATCGGTTTTGATAAGGGCTTACGCACCTTGTTGAGCAAGGCGCAGACCGTGCGCGCTTACCCTGACGAGCACATTGCCGACACTCCGTTAAGCGAATCCGAAAAGAAGCATGCCATCGGCCTGATGCGCATTAACCATAGCGGCGAGATTTGCGCACAAGCCTTGTATCAAGGCCAAGCATTGACTGCTCGCGACCCTTTAGTACAAAAAAAACTGGAGCAGGCCGCCTGGGAAGAGACCGAGCATCTAGCTTGGACTTCGCGTCGAGTGGAGGAACTAGGCGGTCGCCTGAGCCTACTAAACCCGCTGTGGTATTCCGGCTCACTGGCATTAGGCGCATTTGCTGGATTGCTGGGAGATAAGTGGAACCTTGGCTTCCTCGCCGAAACCGAGCGTCAGGTAGGTGGTCACTTGCAAGAGCACCTACAAGAGCTTCCAGAGCAAGATGCCAAGAGCCGAGCCATCGTGCAACAGATGTACACCGACGAGATCGGCCATTCCGAGATGGCTGTCAACATGGGCGGCGTAACCCTTCCCACCCCCATCAAACTAACCATGCAGCTATCTTCGAAGCTGCTCACCCGCACGGCGTATTGGGTATAG
- a CDS encoding heteromeric transposase endonuclease subunit TnsA — MANRKFIDQQRKPVREIKPNTRSVTGTHNGQQFESTLERDLLTLMNWRHDVERCQVQPTTIPYDGPDDKPRSYTPDLLVVFKDSFKKSSPQPPMYCEAKFREDLIENWSEYKPKFKAAIRFAKRHGCRFKIFTEQEIRTPYLDNVKFLFRYRTSECHAEYRDAIRQLLQTKGRTSPIEIMRNVALTREDRGKALWTLWCMVARNEIQFDEDEPLTQESELWIEI; from the coding sequence ATGGCAAATCGAAAATTTATCGACCAGCAACGCAAGCCCGTTCGAGAAATAAAACCTAACACTCGAAGCGTAACTGGAACCCATAATGGGCAACAGTTTGAGTCCACACTCGAACGGGATTTGCTTACGCTCATGAACTGGCGGCACGATGTTGAGCGATGCCAGGTTCAGCCAACCACCATTCCGTATGACGGCCCTGATGACAAACCTCGAAGCTACACTCCAGACCTTCTGGTCGTATTCAAAGATTCATTCAAGAAAAGTTCTCCTCAGCCCCCCATGTACTGTGAAGCAAAGTTCCGAGAGGACTTGATCGAGAACTGGTCAGAATATAAACCAAAATTCAAAGCGGCCATTCGCTTTGCCAAGCGCCACGGATGTCGGTTCAAAATATTCACCGAGCAAGAAATTCGAACCCCCTATTTGGATAACGTAAAATTTCTCTTTCGATATCGCACCTCCGAATGTCATGCAGAATATCGCGATGCGATCCGGCAGTTACTACAAACCAAAGGGCGTACCTCGCCCATTGAAATCATGAGAAACGTAGCCCTCACAAGAGAGGATCGCGGCAAAGCACTATGGACACTTTGGTGTATGGTTGCTCGCAATGAAATTCAATTCGATGAAGACGAACCTTTGACTCAAGAATCAGAGTTATGGATTGAGATATGA
- a CDS encoding Mu transposase C-terminal domain-containing protein: MSLLATTRLVPGLAVYYQGKRYHIEDLINISTVLIRDENGRRETAPASDLIIREEHSAATRMELASIPDKKWRRAQERLRIISPLLEMSDKERTREVVKAVAENNSYDTATIYRWIRAYKASGLVTSLIRKPRVDKGGNRLSQEVDAIISDMIDRFYLTEQRSSIKRVIRLIGSACASQDIRPPAEVTVYRRIAALSDELKTSRRYGSKIAQERFQQIRGKFPDANFPLAVVQIDHTKVDVIVVDEKHRLPIGRPYLTIATDVYSKMCVGYYLSFDPVGALAAGQCIANAILPKDDYLASLGIDPKEYQWPCWGVMRRIHTDNAKEFHGEVLGRAAEQYGIIVEHRPKRATRFGGNVERAFRTYMKNIHDELPGTTFSNVRSKYDYDSEGNAVMTFDALEMWFAQYLVGDYHQAPHRGNNGVPPIAKWEQGIFGTDTDIGTGLPVVETDEKQLRLSFMPSNRRTVQRSGVEFEGLTYSNPAIRKFVKTRSSATSKLARQFLIRYDPRDMSTIWLYDPDSNEHIPLSSTSKKDTHVSLWELRSIKRELAGKGYTVNQRLIHQSIEDRKRIVESESNLTKSARKERQKAKQQKKSSLKASIRPVQSDTANGPSAPTQTWDDDDLQPFKISGEY, translated from the coding sequence ATGAGCCTATTGGCGACAACGCGCCTCGTGCCTGGTTTAGCTGTTTACTACCAAGGTAAGCGATACCACATTGAGGACTTGATCAACATATCTACCGTCCTCATCCGCGATGAAAACGGTAGGCGGGAGACCGCTCCCGCATCGGATCTCATAATCAGAGAAGAACATTCAGCGGCAACCAGAATGGAGTTGGCATCCATCCCGGATAAGAAATGGCGAAGAGCTCAAGAACGCCTCCGAATTATTTCACCGCTCTTGGAAATGAGCGACAAAGAACGAACTCGGGAGGTGGTCAAAGCAGTCGCTGAGAATAATAGCTACGACACCGCCACTATTTATCGCTGGATACGGGCTTACAAAGCCAGTGGGCTAGTAACCTCACTCATACGAAAACCGAGAGTTGACAAGGGAGGTAATCGGCTAAGTCAGGAGGTGGATGCCATCATATCCGACATGATTGACCGATTCTATTTGACAGAGCAAAGGAGCTCAATCAAACGAGTCATTAGATTAATCGGTAGCGCCTGTGCATCGCAAGATATCCGCCCGCCAGCGGAAGTGACCGTTTATCGTCGAATCGCCGCGCTCAGTGACGAGTTAAAAACAAGTAGGCGGTATGGTTCAAAAATCGCTCAAGAACGATTCCAACAAATTAGAGGGAAATTCCCAGATGCGAATTTTCCACTAGCTGTTGTACAGATCGACCACACCAAAGTTGACGTAATTGTCGTAGATGAAAAACATCGACTTCCAATTGGTCGCCCGTATTTAACGATCGCAACCGATGTATATAGCAAGATGTGCGTCGGATACTATTTGTCGTTCGATCCTGTAGGAGCGCTAGCCGCAGGTCAATGTATCGCTAACGCAATTCTTCCAAAAGATGATTACCTAGCCAGCCTTGGCATCGACCCGAAGGAATATCAATGGCCATGTTGGGGGGTGATGAGGAGAATCCATACTGACAATGCCAAGGAGTTTCATGGCGAGGTTCTTGGCCGAGCAGCAGAACAATATGGAATAATCGTTGAACATCGCCCGAAACGTGCAACACGATTTGGTGGCAATGTGGAGCGCGCATTCAGGACATACATGAAGAACATTCATGATGAATTACCCGGAACGACCTTCTCGAATGTGAGAAGCAAGTATGACTATGACTCCGAGGGTAATGCGGTCATGACATTCGATGCTCTTGAGATGTGGTTTGCCCAGTATCTTGTGGGCGATTATCATCAAGCTCCTCACCGAGGGAACAATGGGGTTCCACCGATTGCGAAATGGGAGCAAGGTATTTTCGGTACTGATACCGATATTGGAACGGGGCTACCCGTAGTGGAGACGGATGAGAAGCAACTCAGGCTAAGTTTCATGCCCAGTAATCGGCGAACTGTGCAGCGAAGTGGGGTCGAGTTTGAAGGATTGACCTATTCGAATCCCGCCATTCGAAAATTCGTAAAAACACGCAGCTCTGCCACCTCAAAACTGGCAAGGCAATTTCTGATTCGCTACGACCCACGCGACATGTCAACGATCTGGCTATACGATCCAGACTCGAACGAACACATTCCTCTTTCGAGCACGTCTAAAAAAGATACCCATGTCAGCCTTTGGGAACTTCGATCCATTAAGCGAGAGTTAGCTGGGAAGGGATACACAGTGAACCAGCGCCTAATTCACCAAAGTATCGAAGATCGAAAAAGAATCGTCGAAAGCGAATCTAATCTGACCAAATCTGCTCGCAAGGAGCGACAAAAAGCGAAACAACAAAAGAAGTCGAGTCTCAAGGCCTCGATACGCCCCGTACAAAGTGATACTGCGAATGGGCCTAGCGCACCTACGCAAACATGGGACGACGACGACCTTCAGCCCTTCAAAATTAGCGGGGAATATTAA
- a CDS encoding TniB family NTP-binding protein — protein sequence MELKDRKLGAQTTAMLNESDEERINFIWDNRFIKYPVAEQLMEEMEELLGRSRVNRPPCMLLLGRSDNGKTDLLEEFQRRHPIEINNRDDLLLAPVIKIQTPPTPSQEMMLDLILGKLGVSIRTSESTNNKLFRAVTLLPRVGANLILIDEIGAMSSGGSNQKQAFLNTIKFLSNELKLCFVVSGVPEVLNEFSADPQFNSRFPVSTLPRWGNDADYRRFLLTLEQTLPLRKASLLHKGELPSLIFNLSNDGTLGDICKTVKSAAEYAIKSGDECISADAINNCKHIKRRDNADLSRL from the coding sequence ATGGAGCTCAAGGATAGGAAGTTAGGGGCACAGACTACGGCAATGCTGAATGAGTCCGATGAGGAGAGAATAAACTTCATCTGGGACAACAGATTCATCAAATATCCGGTGGCTGAGCAACTGATGGAAGAAATGGAAGAGTTACTTGGGCGTTCGCGAGTCAACAGACCTCCGTGTATGTTACTACTCGGACGCTCCGATAATGGCAAAACTGATTTACTAGAGGAATTTCAGCGTCGGCATCCGATAGAAATCAACAACCGCGATGATCTGCTGCTCGCCCCAGTCATAAAAATTCAGACGCCTCCTACTCCAAGTCAAGAGATGATGCTCGACCTGATTTTGGGGAAGCTTGGCGTATCAATCAGGACAAGTGAGTCAACAAACAACAAACTATTTCGAGCCGTCACACTACTTCCAAGAGTAGGTGCCAATCTAATTTTGATTGATGAGATTGGAGCAATGAGTTCAGGAGGAAGCAATCAGAAACAGGCCTTCCTTAATACGATCAAATTTCTTAGCAATGAGTTAAAGCTCTGTTTCGTGGTATCTGGCGTTCCTGAAGTGCTAAATGAGTTTTCCGCCGATCCACAATTCAATAGTCGATTCCCTGTCAGCACCTTGCCCCGATGGGGCAATGATGCCGACTATAGGCGATTCCTGCTCACCCTTGAACAAACTCTACCCCTACGAAAAGCATCGCTTCTTCACAAGGGTGAGTTACCTTCGCTGATATTCAATTTGAGCAACGATGGCACACTCGGCGATATATGCAAAACCGTGAAGAGTGCCGCTGAGTATGCAATCAAGAGCGGTGATGAATGTATTTCTGCTGATGCGATAAACAACTGCAAGCATATAAAACGTCGCGACAATGCCGACCTATCCAGATTGTGA
- a CDS encoding site-specific integrase gives MQSKDFFPTEGLLVHCWKCGFKLSQSHTEEESHIQLIDFQFRLEKVLKQGFVSWAGNPSMHSVMFFQGLRDMIAGFISKVSLQRLRRSSILDDIDLSGWVKSGLEMSPIGTRRAMFLFLARLLEEWPDSFTNHIRKCDLRYSDLRGDTDYRPFWYEDVIRRESLGGFAKISQLEAESIAAATEKLNGQFSLKRSRELFGRDIAMHVPDRLPKPISEDTYEDLLTSIDHQIAETQDEIKRFSLIRDKIMFATGRQLHLSQTELTNLTLERVRQLVPEVVEKNFAEAARSPAQVRAWIEWYYVKLRPRLNPMSSEDRIFTSMTTRTGLKKSILGVRFQAAVNVGMMHRTIGSYRDWTRKPLQLAN, from the coding sequence ATGCAATCCAAGGACTTCTTCCCAACAGAGGGGCTGTTGGTACATTGCTGGAAGTGTGGGTTTAAACTAAGTCAGAGTCATACGGAGGAAGAATCCCATATTCAACTGATCGACTTCCAATTCAGGCTGGAGAAGGTATTGAAGCAGGGATTCGTTAGTTGGGCGGGCAACCCATCAATGCATTCGGTCATGTTCTTCCAAGGCTTGCGAGATATGATTGCCGGCTTCATCTCCAAAGTCAGCTTGCAGCGTCTCAGACGTTCGTCAATCTTGGATGATATCGACCTCAGTGGCTGGGTAAAGAGCGGACTGGAAATGTCTCCGATAGGTACGCGCCGAGCGATGTTCCTCTTTCTTGCTAGGCTGCTAGAGGAGTGGCCTGATAGTTTCACTAATCACATTCGCAAATGCGACCTTAGATACAGCGACCTTAGAGGCGACACGGACTATCGTCCATTTTGGTATGAAGATGTCATTCGTCGAGAATCTTTAGGCGGCTTCGCCAAGATTAGCCAGCTAGAAGCAGAGTCTATTGCTGCTGCCACCGAGAAATTGAATGGGCAGTTTAGCCTTAAGAGGTCTAGGGAATTATTTGGCCGAGATATCGCTATGCATGTCCCAGACAGGTTGCCCAAGCCAATCTCGGAGGATACCTACGAAGACTTGCTCACGAGCATCGATCACCAAATCGCCGAGACGCAGGATGAGATAAAGCGATTCTCTCTGATTCGAGACAAGATCATGTTTGCTACAGGCAGGCAACTTCACCTATCTCAAACGGAGCTTACGAATCTCACTCTGGAGCGAGTGCGTCAACTCGTACCAGAAGTTGTCGAAAAGAACTTTGCCGAGGCTGCTCGATCACCCGCTCAGGTGCGTGCTTGGATTGAGTGGTATTACGTCAAGTTACGCCCACGCTTAAATCCAATGAGTAGCGAAGACCGCATATTCACTTCGATGACCACGCGGACTGGGCTTAAGAAAAGTATTCTTGGAGTCCGATTTCAAGCAGCAGTGAATGTGGGAATGATGCATCGCACAATTGGGAGTTATAGGGATTGGACAAGAAAGCCACTACAATTAGCCAACTGA
- a CDS encoding integration host factor subunit beta, giving the protein MTRSELISALATRHPDLNHSDVSSCVITLLDSISEALSLGRRAEIRSFGTFEVNRHPPRKARNPKSGEVIFVPAKAVPHFRAGKELRERVDW; this is encoded by the coding sequence ATGACCCGCTCCGAACTCATATCCGCCCTAGCCACCCGCCATCCCGACCTGAATCACAGCGATGTATCATCATGCGTGATCACCCTTCTGGATTCCATTTCGGAAGCGCTCAGTCTCGGTCGCCGTGCGGAGATTCGTAGCTTTGGTACCTTTGAGGTGAATAGGCATCCGCCGAGGAAGGCTCGCAATCCGAAATCGGGTGAAGTGATATTTGTGCCCGCGAAGGCTGTGCCTCATTTCAGAGCTGGAAAGGAGTTGAGGGAGAGGGTGGATTGGTGA
- a CDS encoding polymorphic toxin type 37 domain-containing protein: MNGQLKREGENEMMTHSNIGRTVRGYRLFRTVLSMGVLCIGLLGFNASAMAAVTAKMTSPVANATVAEPGRFVLTATATSTGGTIKNVAFYSGTTLLNTDTTSPYTFTWNNVAAGTYVLKAKATDSKNATATSTTVTVTVTKVVKAYYIDVDHLNTPRAVTNSTGAAVWTWDNVDPYGANVPNENPGGLGAFAFNLRFPGQYFDKETSTHYNYFRDYDPAVGRYVQSDVIGLGGGVNTYTYVGGKPLSYTDPLGLCPFCIIPALPLIPEVAIIGTTWWAMKPPKDAYDPNGAKAPGQPGDGDGFCEPKKGPKWGRSPNGRGNGWVDNDGNVWVPTGLGGEAHGGPHWDVQRPGGGYDNVYPGGKTR, encoded by the coding sequence ATGAACGGCCAGCTAAAACGCGAAGGAGAAAACGAAATGATGACTCATTCCAACATTGGCCGAACCGTGCGCGGATATCGCCTCTTCCGTACCGTGCTATCGATGGGGGTGCTCTGCATTGGACTGCTAGGTTTCAATGCATCCGCCATGGCTGCTGTGACCGCCAAAATGACCAGTCCAGTTGCCAATGCTACGGTGGCAGAGCCTGGGAGATTTGTGCTGACCGCCACGGCAACCAGCACCGGCGGCACGATCAAGAATGTGGCGTTCTATTCGGGTACCACCCTACTCAACACGGACACCACTTCGCCCTATACCTTCACTTGGAACAATGTGGCGGCTGGGACGTATGTGCTGAAGGCCAAAGCGACGGATAGCAAGAATGCTACCGCGACTTCAACTACGGTGACAGTAACGGTGACCAAAGTTGTAAAAGCGTATTACATTGACGTTGATCACCTAAATACCCCACGCGCAGTGACTAATAGTACCGGTGCGGCGGTTTGGACATGGGACAACGTGGATCCATATGGTGCGAACGTGCCGAATGAAAATCCGGGTGGGCTCGGGGCATTTGCGTTCAATCTGAGGTTTCCTGGGCAGTATTTCGACAAGGAAACGAGTACCCACTACAATTACTTTAGGGATTACGATCCGGCGGTAGGGCGGTATGTCCAGAGTGATGTGATCGGGCTGGGCGGCGGGGTTAATACGTACACCTATGTTGGTGGAAAACCGCTGAGCTATACCGACCCGCTCGGGCTATGTCCCTTCTGCATCATCCCAGCATTACCGCTTATTCCAGAGGTTGCCATTATTGGCACTACTTGGTGGGCAATGAAGCCGCCGAAAGATGCCTACGACCCAAATGGTGCAAAAGCACCAGGTCAACCGGGAGACGGTGATGGTTTTTGTGAACCCAAGAAAGGACCTAAATGGGGGCGCTCTCCAAACGGTAGAGGCAATGGATGGGTTGATAATGATGGAAATGTCTGGGTTCCTACGGGGCTTGGTGGCGAAGCGCATGGTGGTCCTCACTGGGACGTTCAAAGGCCGGGTGGAGGATATGACAATGTATATCCTGGCGGGAAAACGCGTTAG